The Candidatus Neomarinimicrobiota bacterium sequence TGATAATAGAAAGGCTTATTACCGATAATACTACGACTAATCTTTTCATCTCTGTTTAATACCAATTTCAGTTCTAAATGGCCTGTAATTTCTTCATCTTTTCCATTTTTACTTTACTTCGATGAACTCAGCATAACACACTTAAAATGTTCACCATAGCTGCTTGTCAGGCGTAGCATGTAGTGCGGAGACTGAAGGCTATGCCTGCCTATGCCGAAGTTGGTCTCCACGCAGGCAGGCTTCACATTTAAAGCGAAGCAGTGCGAATTTTCTATCGAAAATCGCACGGGGAGTAAAAAAGAAAAACTTGTCTCCCGTAACTTGCAAAGTGTAGGATGATATTTTGGATTTAATGGCTACTTTAAAACTGAAAATGGTATAACTCCTCAAGTGTCTTAATTTCCGATTTGTGTGATGACTTGGGCTTTCAGAAGTCTCTATATTGGATGCATCAGATTCCCCCTGTTTTTAATAACGAAAAAAATAAGATTCGAATTCTTGATATGGTCGTAACAAGCATTTTTTAAAATAATACTTGTAAATTATAAATACAAAAAAACTATCCTTCAGGGTAGCCGATAACCAAAGCGTTAAGCATACACGCCAACTCTCAATTATATCATTACCATCATAATTCTAAACATATTGAAAATAAAATATAGCCAAATACAGTCTACAGAACAAGGATGAAACGCGTTTGATAAGGACAAATTAAGAATATCCCGAAATTCGGGGTTTCATGGCAAATGCATTAGATGTTGAGATACTAATTTAACCTTCCAAATGGTAAACTAGCAAATTATAGGGCGTGCGCTCAAATGCTCCGGTAGCTTCCTCCTTCGCTTTTCAAGCTACGGCGGGACAGGCAGCTGGATAGAGCAACGGATTTGCCTTGTTATCGAAAAAAATCCCCACGACTTTTTGCACATCTCATGCTTAACATAGCACTAGAAGTTATAACGGATTTCTCCATGAACATTCAAGCCCTGATCGAAAGCAAGTCCTTTATACTTACTTAAATGACTATAGTATTGCTCGTTCAGCAAGTTATCCACCCCCAGGCTAATATCAACCTGTTGCGAGCCCACCCTGAGCTTCCCATGAAGAGCAAGGCTGAGGAGCTGATAATTTTCAGGTATTACATTCCTAGTATTTCCATATCCATCGTCGATAACATTTTCAAACTCTGCCAAATGATTCTGGGCAAATACGAATTCATTCTGAAGTTTCAGGTTTACATCTTGAAACCAGGCAAGCTTGTCCTTGAAAAATGACACACCGAAGAGAACGCGTGCAGGGCTGATTCCCGGAAGAGCTGCTTCTTCAACACCATCTTCATCGGCATCAACAACGGGAAGTAATGATTCACCTCTGATATAGTCCCAGCCGACCTCACCTTCAAACAGGGAACCAAACATTCTGTTCAGGCGCATTTCGCTACCATAAATATGGGCATCCCCTTGTGAAATATGGTAAATGGGGATACCAGTGTCTTCATCTCGCAAACCAGTGGGGGCACTGATGATATAATCCTTAAGTTTATTGTAATAGAACGTTAACTCACCTGTATGTGTTTCTGCAACATGGCGGAAAATCAAATCACTATTTAGTGAGGCTTCAGGCCTCAATTCAGGGTTGCCTATTTCAATTTTCCAATCTCCATGATGGATACCACTAATGTACAATTCATATGGATTGGGTGGGCGCCAACCGGTACCCAGGTTTAGAGCAATTGAGTAGGGCATTTCAGTTTGGTGCCAGACCAGCCCGACACTCCCGCTACTTATAGGAAAATATAAATCAGTTACATCCTCATTTTGGATTAATCCAGCGAAATTTGTAGCCAGGATATCATAAGAGGTAGCATCTATTCGCAGTCCTCCTGAAAAGGTAAATGGTTCGAACATCCATCGGTAAAAACTATACATCCCAACTGAACTTTGGTTGTAGTCTGGTAGCAACCTTTCAGATCCGATAGAGGTGCTCTTTTTCTTTAGATAGCTAATTCCAAATGTTCCGGGGAATTTTTTCTGGATCAGGTGCAGCCATCGTACATTTCCAGCATAGGTCTTTGCTGTCAGGTCTACGACTGGATTTTCACCTCCAATTCCACCAGTGCGGTGGTTTAACTGTGATCCAAAATCATATTCTATCCAACTATTATCGAGTAACCATTTGCCCTTAAGTGTTAATGAATTGTGTTGGGTGGGAGAAACAATGGTTCCCAAAACATGATACCAGGGTTCTGTCCCATCAACACCACCTCCAGAGTTGTGCCAATGACCAGCACCTATCAGGGTTTGCTCTTCTTCATAGCGGGTTCCCAGAATCTCAAGTTCATGAGACTGGTATTTTTGTAAAAGATGAAAACCACCATTTATCTGGTGATAAGCTGTCCCGTCAACCCGCTCAAGGAATTGAGTGTTTCCAGGAGCTGCGTAGTTGTCACTGTTACGGCCACTGATGTTTGCTCTAATTGCACCATGATCCCAGGATTTTTGAAACCCCAATCCACCTACTATTTGCTGCGAATTGGCTTGAAAACCCAAACGCCCTGCCATAGCAA is a genomic window containing:
- a CDS encoding TonB-dependent receptor; translated protein: MTTKGVFQLLLLLCFTLLTHPGYSSAISGAYNWHAHLYDENGKPIPYANVSLSQLNTGAVSDKTGHVEIANLPAGEYTINISVIGYVSRAMIITLPQSTVENSTIILQSTLLEGSAVTVTVTGLPSDILTSERTVSVIGGETLQRNAGQSLSATLATIPGLQVISQGHAVAKPVVRGMSSQRVVIVKDGIKQEGQQWGGHHSPEVDVLSLGKIEVVRGPMSLLYGSEAMGGVIQLEAPKLRTLNDGGRSFAMAGRLGFQANSQQIVGGLGFQKSWDHGAIRANISGRNSDNYAAPGNTQFLERVDGTAYHQINGGFHLLQKYQSHELEILGTRYEEEQTLIGAGHWHNSGGGVDGTEPWYHVLGTIVSPTQHNSLTLKGKWLLDNSWIEYDFGSQLNHRTGGIGGENPVVDLTAKTYAGNVRWLHLIQKKFPGTFGISYLKKKSTSIGSERLLPDYNQSSVGMYSFYRWMFEPFTFSGGLRIDATSYDILATNFAGLIQNEDVTDLYFPISSGSVGLVWHQTEMPYSIALNLGTGWRPPNPYELYISGIHHGDWKIEIGNPELRPEASLNSDLIFRHVAETHTGELTFYYNKLKDYIISAPTGLRDEDTGIPIYHISQGDAHIYGSEMRLNRMFGSLFEGEVGWDYIRGESLLPVVDADEDGVEEAALPGISPARVLFGVSFFKDKLAWFQDVNLKLQNEFVFAQNHLAEFENVIDDGYGNTRNVIPENYQLLSLALHGKLRVGSQQVDISLGVDNLLNEQYYSHLSKYKGLAFDQGLNVHGEIRYNF